One Luoshenia tenuis genomic region harbors:
- a CDS encoding acyltransferase, with translation MCDARGCKKLGVNRDVPWPVSPRTQVLGAENISFHPDDLNNFQTFGCYFQALGKITIGKGTYIAPNVGIITGNHDPMDPDKRLPPQPVMLGEKCWIGMNSVVLPGVTLGPHTVVGAGAVVTKSFPEGYCVIAGNPARMIRKLDINHE, from the coding sequence GTGTGCGACGCACGCGGCTGCAAAAAGCTGGGCGTGAACCGGGATGTGCCCTGGCCGGTATCTCCGCGGACGCAGGTTTTAGGTGCGGAAAATATCTCTTTCCATCCGGATGACCTGAACAACTTTCAAACCTTTGGATGCTATTTTCAAGCGCTGGGGAAGATCACCATCGGCAAAGGCACGTATATCGCCCCGAATGTGGGCATTATTACCGGCAACCATGACCCGATGGACCCGGACAAGCGGCTGCCCCCGCAACCTGTGATGTTGGGGGAGAAGTGCTGGATCGGTATGAATAGCGTAGTGCTGCCTGGCGTGACGCTTGGGCCGCATACGGTGGTCGGCGCGGGCGCTGTGGTGACCAAGTCCTTTCCGGAGGGGTACTGCGTGATTGCCGGAAATCCAGCCAGAATGATCAGAAAGTTGGACATCAATCATGAATAA
- a CDS encoding O-antigen ligase family protein — protein MGNVLQTGEKPRVGIATKALALYFFLVPLDFVPLLGGSVSKLLAAIPFLGLVMEYREIKFSTSKEIGLLIAYFLYCAITMLFSQDMTDSISKLITLFLNIALIVVITGFRRREAEVAFLEKAMVYSGWLTLILLLVFARFEYNRIWLSIGGEQQDPNYLCGYFIFAIAFYIKKFIFEHKKSAIVCLLIFLTVILMTGSRGGSLSLVAVVLFSAILWLYRTKKTWKESVRLILILAVIAAAIVYILTLLPVEVTQRFSFEYIEKDKGAGRFDIWNNLIEQFKCFSFPRQLFGTGLGTIFLFSNKVAHNLWIEMLVETGWIGLGLLTIVYLAFLLRAFKEKADVMLIALMGYITMTFSLSLTSYKPVWNVFMMIIIFFHRYREEERK, from the coding sequence TTGGGGAACGTATTGCAAACTGGAGAAAAACCACGAGTCGGTATAGCGACAAAAGCGTTGGCACTTTACTTTTTTTTGGTGCCTTTGGATTTTGTGCCCCTTTTAGGCGGCTCGGTTAGTAAGCTGTTGGCTGCTATCCCTTTTTTGGGGCTAGTGATGGAGTACCGTGAAATCAAATTCAGCACCAGCAAAGAGATTGGGCTTTTGATCGCGTATTTCTTATATTGCGCGATAACAATGCTGTTTTCGCAGGATATGACAGATTCGATCAGCAAGCTCATTACACTATTTCTCAATATTGCTTTGATCGTGGTCATAACGGGATTTAGGCGCAGGGAAGCTGAAGTGGCGTTTTTAGAAAAAGCGATGGTGTATAGTGGTTGGCTTACACTTATACTATTGCTTGTTTTTGCGCGATTTGAATACAATCGTATTTGGCTGTCGATTGGGGGGGAGCAACAAGACCCGAATTACTTATGCGGGTATTTTATTTTTGCTATTGCTTTTTATATTAAAAAATTTATTTTTGAGCATAAAAAGTCAGCAATCGTCTGTTTGCTAATTTTTTTAACCGTAATTTTGATGACGGGCTCGAGAGGGGGCAGCTTATCACTCGTAGCCGTCGTACTGTTCTCGGCTATTTTGTGGCTTTACCGTACCAAGAAAACATGGAAAGAAAGCGTGCGCCTCATATTGATTTTGGCGGTAATCGCCGCAGCTATAGTGTATATATTAACATTATTGCCGGTGGAAGTTACCCAGAGATTTTCTTTTGAATATATAGAAAAAGATAAAGGAGCAGGCCGTTTTGATATCTGGAATAATTTAATTGAGCAATTTAAGTGCTTCTCTTTCCCCAGGCAGTTATTTGGCACAGGCTTGGGCACGATTTTTTTATTCTCAAATAAAGTAGCACATAACCTTTGGATTGAAATGTTAGTGGAGACTGGCTGGATTGGGTTGGGCTTATTAACGATAGTATATTTAGCGTTTCTGCTGCGGGCATTTAAAGAAAAAGCGGATGTGATGCTGATTGCATTGATGGGATATATTACAATGACTTTTTCACTTTCACTTACTTCATATAAACCAGTATGGAATGTATTTATGATGATTATAATCTTTTTCCATCGATATAGGGAGGAAGAAAGAAAATGA
- a CDS encoding asparagine synthetase B family protein — MNIQIKLNHNAGYRWWVQGAVAAKGFAYISGKLYQDQELADYLNNMGQQQAIVNILEQMAGQFAFVIRAPGMFLAAVDHIRSFPLFYEEMKSGLDITDELREKRIAKSGLDEEQIDFLQHSLYTLENKTLLRNVKQIPAGRYLTLENGKSVLKEYWRFSYADQQITNQCEAVNEIAKGYEDVFSKCAELLQGRTAVVPLSGGYDSRLVVQKLLDAGIPKERIVAYTYGDEKMTDVVISKRVAQAYGIRHYFVPYNKKETVPFFNKQFRTLVLQAGNASSLPCVQEWYAVHVLKQMGILNGSCVMVPGYGGILPGHYMKEELLTPQKQWRELIGRFIKKDFLGVSPMKSAEQGEKLKDLIMSSSYFKGLKEDGADLGYVMAYERYIYQEEQSKFIQNAVRCYEMEGMAWLTPFLFKEQFATWGKLDNHLRLHNQAFFAYTQEAFDETAKAIPFTGSKVRREKKNVPVPISKIGTLARLIFKREKIHYLLALVPFPIYFRSGIKKRWGINDIIGQEYIRVLREIAGRERRE; from the coding sequence ATGAACATACAAATAAAATTGAATCATAACGCGGGTTACCGCTGGTGGGTGCAGGGTGCTGTGGCAGCCAAGGGTTTTGCATATATCTCGGGCAAGCTATACCAGGACCAGGAGCTGGCGGATTATTTGAACAATATGGGTCAGCAGCAGGCGATAGTAAATATTTTGGAGCAAATGGCAGGACAATTTGCGTTTGTTATCCGCGCGCCCGGAATGTTTTTAGCTGCAGTTGACCATATACGCAGCTTTCCGCTATTTTACGAGGAAATGAAAAGTGGGTTGGATATAACGGATGAGCTGAGAGAAAAACGCATTGCCAAAAGCGGTTTGGATGAAGAACAAATTGACTTTTTACAGCACAGCCTTTATACACTGGAAAACAAAACGTTATTAAGGAATGTAAAGCAGATCCCGGCGGGACGATACTTGACGCTAGAAAACGGCAAATCCGTTTTAAAAGAATACTGGCGCTTTAGCTATGCAGACCAGCAGATAACCAACCAATGCGAGGCGGTAAATGAAATTGCTAAGGGCTATGAGGATGTGTTTAGTAAATGCGCTGAGTTGCTGCAGGGCCGCACTGCCGTTGTACCGCTTAGCGGCGGGTATGATTCACGCCTAGTCGTACAAAAGCTACTGGATGCAGGCATACCCAAAGAACGTATTGTGGCGTACACTTACGGCGATGAAAAAATGACGGATGTGGTGATTTCTAAGCGCGTGGCGCAGGCATATGGTATACGCCATTATTTTGTACCCTATAACAAAAAAGAAACTGTTCCGTTCTTTAACAAGCAGTTTCGTACGCTTGTATTGCAGGCAGGCAATGCTTCTTCGCTACCCTGCGTGCAGGAATGGTACGCGGTACATGTTTTAAAACAGATGGGGATATTAAATGGCAGTTGCGTAATGGTCCCTGGTTATGGAGGGATATTGCCGGGCCACTATATGAAGGAAGAATTGTTGACGCCTCAAAAACAATGGAGGGAACTGATCGGCCGTTTTATCAAAAAAGACTTTTTGGGTGTGAGTCCGATGAAAAGTGCGGAGCAGGGAGAAAAGCTGAAGGACTTGATCATGTCTAGTTCGTATTTTAAAGGCCTGAAAGAGGATGGGGCAGATTTAGGATATGTGATGGCCTATGAGCGGTATATCTACCAAGAGGAGCAAAGCAAATTTATCCAAAATGCGGTGCGCTGTTATGAAATGGAGGGCATGGCTTGGCTGACGCCGTTTTTATTTAAAGAACAATTTGCAACATGGGGAAAACTGGATAACCATCTCCGGCTACATAATCAAGCGTTTTTCGCCTATACACAGGAGGCGTTTGATGAAACAGCCAAGGCAATTCCTTTTACGGGAAGCAAGGTAAGGCGAGAAAAGAAAAATGTGCCCGTGCCAATTAGTAAGATAGGCACTTTAGCTAGGCTGATTTTTAAAAGAGAAAAAATACACTATTTGCTGGCACTAGTACCCTTTCCTATTTATTTTCGCAGTGGGATAAAAAAACGGTGGGGGATTAACGATATTATCGGTCAAGAATACATCCGAGTATTGAGGGAAATCGCCGGCCGTGAAAGGCGGGAATAA
- the wecB gene encoding non-hydrolyzing UDP-N-acetylglucosamine 2-epimerase yields the protein MKILTIVGARPQFIKAAPVSRALRKAHREVLVHTGQHYDANMSDIFFEELHIPKPDYNLGIGGGSHGQMTGRMLEAIEQVMLKEKPDVALVYGDTNSTLAGALAAGKLLIPVLHVEAGLRSFNRAMPEEQNRVLTDHIAALLSCPTQTAVENLHAEGVTQGVRNTGDVMLDAVRYNAQLAQEAKPLHKTLAQLRVLRGKSAALLEDKGYYLATIHRQENTDAPDKLLTIVEALNELNHPVIWPVHPRVRERKEMARLGDHIRLVEPVGYLDMLMLTGHARMVLTDSGGLQKEALFLGTPCTTLRDETEWVETLEGGWNVLAKIDRADILAKATRAVDTRNGTACSAFGDGNAAEKIARMV from the coding sequence ATGAAAATTTTAACCATAGTAGGCGCGCGGCCGCAGTTTATCAAGGCCGCGCCGGTCAGCCGGGCGCTGCGAAAGGCGCACCGGGAGGTGCTGGTGCATACCGGCCAGCACTACGATGCGAATATGTCGGATATCTTTTTTGAGGAATTGCACATCCCCAAGCCCGACTACAACCTGGGCATCGGCGGGGGGAGCCATGGGCAGATGACCGGACGGATGCTGGAAGCCATCGAGCAGGTGATGCTGAAGGAAAAGCCGGATGTGGCGCTGGTATATGGGGACACCAACTCGACCCTGGCCGGGGCGCTGGCGGCGGGAAAGCTGCTGATCCCCGTGCTGCACGTGGAGGCGGGGCTGCGCAGTTTTAACCGGGCGATGCCCGAGGAACAAAACCGCGTGTTGACCGACCATATTGCCGCGCTTTTAAGCTGCCCCACCCAGACGGCGGTGGAAAACTTACACGCCGAAGGGGTTACGCAGGGGGTACGCAATACCGGGGACGTGATGCTGGACGCAGTGCGCTATAATGCACAGCTCGCGCAGGAGGCAAAGCCGCTCCATAAGACGCTGGCGCAATTAAGGGTGCTGCGCGGCAAAAGCGCGGCCTTGCTGGAAGATAAAGGATATTACCTTGCGACCATCCACCGCCAGGAGAATACCGACGCGCCGGACAAGCTGTTAACCATTGTGGAGGCGTTAAACGAGCTGAATCATCCGGTGATCTGGCCGGTGCATCCGCGCGTGCGGGAGAGAAAAGAGATGGCGCGGTTGGGCGATCACATCCGCCTGGTGGAGCCGGTGGGCTACCTGGACATGCTGATGCTGACCGGCCACGCGCGCATGGTGCTGACCGACAGCGGCGGGCTGCAAAAAGAGGCGCTGTTTCTGGGCACGCCCTGCACCACGCTGCGGGATGAGACCGAATGGGTGGAAACGCTGGAAGGCGGGTGGAACGTACTGGCCAAGATCGACCGGGCGGATATTTTGGCGAAGGCGACGCGCGCGGTGGACACACGAAACGGGACGGCTTGCAGCGCCTTTGGAGATGGAAACGCGGCGGAAAAGATCGCCCGAATGGTATAG
- a CDS encoding glycosyltransferase produces the protein MNIIVISQLTEPSAAIGAVRPSNFIRYLAKRHKVTCFTGNPLTDSDILGGAQVRCVPEKEKKRASTARQAKPGTAMVSATRRASLVRRTAFQIKIFLKQLIWARQIAVMIEAEWKQLKPDVLLTSFGPFSSVALGLYLKRRHPQVYWISDMRDPMDSHTLQPWLRVFMAWRQKKMLRKADAVTTVSQALGRRFASISGRQDSIHVIFNGYEGKAKCVPGAMDKVLRIGYTGSLYNGIRRVDALFEAIQQIENEMNDISIEFHYAGVNSTDFMQQANRYGVQKIVVDHGVLEKDKALALQEKCDILCVVSWNTKKEQGVLTGKFPEYLRLGKPIIALTSGEMPHAELTQRVREMNLGCAFEYVNRERDFPELVKYLHKSLDEKKAGIQLGNGQDRAAIKRYSYDFLAPTLEKLMLELVKEREENL, from the coding sequence ATGAATATCATTGTAATCTCGCAGCTGACTGAGCCATCTGCGGCAATTGGCGCGGTAAGGCCATCCAATTTCATCCGTTATTTGGCAAAAAGACATAAGGTAACCTGCTTTACCGGCAATCCACTGACGGATTCGGATATTCTTGGTGGCGCGCAGGTGCGGTGCGTGCCCGAAAAAGAAAAAAAACGAGCGAGTACCGCACGGCAGGCCAAGCCCGGAACAGCCATGGTATCGGCTACACGCCGTGCATCGCTAGTAAGGCGAACCGCGTTTCAGATCAAGATATTCCTCAAGCAATTGATCTGGGCGCGCCAGATTGCCGTTATGATAGAGGCGGAATGGAAACAGCTAAAACCAGATGTATTATTAACGAGTTTCGGTCCGTTTTCAAGCGTAGCCTTGGGACTATATTTGAAAAGACGACATCCACAGGTATATTGGATCAGCGACATGCGCGACCCGATGGATTCGCATACCTTACAACCGTGGCTCCGCGTTTTTATGGCGTGGAGGCAAAAGAAAATGCTGCGTAAAGCCGATGCGGTGACGACGGTTTCGCAGGCTTTGGGCCGGCGCTTTGCTTCGATTAGTGGCCGACAAGATAGTATACATGTGATTTTTAACGGCTATGAGGGCAAGGCTAAATGTGTGCCGGGGGCCATGGATAAGGTATTGCGCATTGGATATACTGGCAGTTTATACAATGGGATAAGAAGAGTAGATGCATTGTTTGAAGCTATTCAGCAGATTGAGAATGAAATGAACGATATATCTATCGAATTCCACTATGCTGGCGTAAACAGCACAGATTTCATGCAGCAAGCTAACCGATATGGCGTGCAAAAAATTGTGGTCGATCATGGTGTATTGGAGAAAGACAAAGCGCTCGCCTTGCAAGAAAAGTGCGATATACTCTGCGTTGTATCTTGGAATACAAAGAAAGAGCAAGGTGTTTTAACGGGCAAATTTCCCGAGTATTTGCGATTGGGTAAACCGATTATAGCGCTTACCAGCGGAGAGATGCCGCATGCGGAACTGACGCAGCGTGTGCGCGAAATGAACCTGGGCTGTGCTTTTGAATACGTGAACCGGGAAAGGGATTTCCCTGAATTGGTAAAATATCTGCATAAATCCTTGGATGAAAAAAAGGCGGGAATACAGCTGGGAAACGGCCAGGACAGGGCGGCCATAAAACGTTATTCCTATGATTTTCTAGCGCCGACATTAGAGAAACTCATGCTGGAATTGGTGAAAGAAAGGGAAGAAAACCTTTGA
- a CDS encoding oligosaccharide flippase family protein, with product MMGIKNIQANLKQTLQNQISGGLLHILSGNLLVKGISVIASIIVVRLVDKTEYAYYSYANNLYGYINLLSGLGLSTALLKFCARENSPELDKAYYRFALIRGSAFQFLFALILCIGVYLTPIPFPQARPFVLTMALLPVLSFVQESSQIYHRAHGKNKRYAYIGILQATVLCVVGIGLAFVLGTMGMVAAQYIALCATILVGYRFVRSRQRGVITMRLEPAEKKKIWVMALSLMVANLFSAMMPLNETYLVNNLIQDEVITANFKVADVVPSLLGLLTGSLMVYYFPIVARMKDPKLILSKVIRIGIFTFAIIAICAALGAILSPVIIKLLFGNKYIDAIPIMNILWVMRAINAGVRMVPMNLLPAMGYTRFNAISAIVSCIIQTGLDYFLILNMGIYGVAYASIIVYILSGAASWGYLIYVCKKGRRAEI from the coding sequence ATGATGGGCATAAAAAACATACAAGCGAACTTAAAACAGACCCTTCAAAACCAGATTAGCGGCGGCCTTTTGCATATTTTATCGGGCAACCTGCTGGTCAAGGGTATTAGCGTGATCGCCAGCATAATAGTTGTAAGGTTGGTGGACAAGACAGAGTATGCGTATTACTCCTATGCCAATAACCTGTATGGTTATATTAACCTTTTAAGCGGCTTGGGTCTGTCTACCGCGCTGCTGAAGTTTTGCGCCCGCGAAAATAGTCCGGAGTTGGACAAGGCCTATTACCGTTTTGCGTTGATACGGGGCAGCGCATTTCAATTTTTGTTTGCATTGATTTTGTGCATTGGGGTATATTTAACGCCCATTCCTTTTCCGCAGGCCAGGCCGTTTGTTTTGACTATGGCGCTTCTGCCGGTATTATCGTTTGTACAGGAATCCTCGCAGATTTACCACAGGGCGCATGGTAAGAATAAGCGCTATGCATATATCGGAATATTGCAGGCGACAGTGTTATGCGTTGTGGGGATAGGCCTGGCCTTTGTATTGGGCACGATGGGGATGGTGGCGGCGCAATATATTGCGTTGTGCGCGACGATCCTGGTGGGATATCGCTTTGTACGCAGCAGGCAACGAGGCGTTATTACCATGCGATTGGAGCCAGCAGAGAAGAAAAAAATATGGGTAATGGCGCTATCGTTAATGGTTGCCAACTTGTTTAGCGCGATGATGCCGCTCAACGAAACCTATCTGGTCAACAATCTCATTCAGGATGAAGTGATTACGGCCAACTTTAAAGTGGCGGATGTAGTACCTAGCCTGCTGGGGTTACTGACCGGATCGCTGATGGTTTACTATTTCCCCATTGTGGCAAGAATGAAAGACCCCAAGCTGATTTTAAGCAAGGTGATACGCATTGGAATTTTTACCTTTGCCATCATTGCCATTTGCGCAGCTTTGGGTGCAATATTGAGCCCGGTCATTATTAAGCTCTTATTCGGCAATAAGTATATTGATGCGATCCCGATCATGAATATTTTGTGGGTGATGCGCGCCATTAATGCCGGGGTTCGGATGGTACCGATGAATTTGTTGCCGGCAATGGGATATACGCGCTTCAATGCAATTTCGGCAATTGTCAGCTGTATTATTCAAACGGGGCTGGATTACTTCCTCATTTTGAATATGGGAATCTATGGCGTGGCATATGCCAGTATTATCGTATATATATTATCCGGTGCGGCCAGCTGGGGCTATCTGATATATGTATGCAAAAAAGGGCGGAGGGCTGAGATTTAA
- a CDS encoding nucleotide sugar dehydrogenase: MDLKEKLLKKQATLGVVGLGYVGLPLAVEKAKAGFAVLGFDVQAQKVAMVNAGENYIGDVVNEDLAAIVKDGKLRATTDFADVARCDCVCIAVPTPLDAHQQPDISYVRASAESIVPYMHKDMLVVLESTTYPGTTQELLQPILERSGLKCGEDFYLAFSPERVDPGNLIYKTKNTPKVVGGITQKCTDVAATMYEMVLEAPVHRVSTPAVAEMEKILENTYRNINIGLVNELAMLCDKMGISIWEVIDAAKSKPYGFQAFYPGPGLGGHCIPLDPYYLSWKAREYGFHTSMIESSMMVNDRMPEYCVQRAMHILNGFQKAISAAKVLVLGVAYKQDIDDFRESPAIRVIDELKKVGADVCYYDPYIPQFKENGQVMEGEKALTADLIESADLVMVTCAHTNVDYALVQQKAKVIFDTKNVMKDIAPRDNIVLL, from the coding sequence ATGGACTTGAAGGAAAAACTGTTGAAAAAGCAGGCCACGCTGGGAGTGGTAGGCCTGGGATACGTGGGGCTGCCGCTGGCGGTGGAAAAGGCCAAGGCGGGCTTTGCGGTGCTGGGCTTTGATGTGCAGGCGCAAAAGGTGGCCATGGTCAACGCGGGAGAGAACTATATCGGGGACGTGGTCAACGAGGATCTGGCGGCCATCGTAAAGGATGGAAAGCTGCGGGCTACCACAGATTTTGCGGACGTTGCCCGGTGCGACTGCGTGTGCATTGCGGTGCCCACGCCGCTGGACGCGCATCAGCAGCCGGATATCAGCTATGTAAGAGCCTCGGCGGAGAGCATCGTGCCCTACATGCACAAGGACATGCTGGTGGTGCTGGAATCCACCACCTACCCGGGAACGACGCAGGAGCTGCTGCAGCCCATTTTGGAGCGCAGCGGCCTGAAGTGCGGGGAGGATTTTTACCTGGCCTTTTCGCCGGAGCGGGTGGACCCGGGCAACCTGATCTACAAGACCAAGAACACGCCCAAGGTGGTGGGCGGCATAACCCAAAAGTGCACGGATGTGGCGGCCACCATGTACGAGATGGTGCTGGAGGCGCCGGTACACCGGGTATCGACCCCCGCGGTGGCGGAGATGGAAAAGATACTGGAGAATACCTACCGCAACATCAACATCGGCCTGGTCAACGAGCTGGCCATGCTGTGCGATAAGATGGGCATCAGCATTTGGGAGGTGATCGACGCGGCCAAGAGCAAGCCCTACGGCTTCCAGGCCTTTTACCCCGGCCCGGGGCTGGGCGGGCACTGCATCCCGCTGGATCCGTACTATTTAAGCTGGAAGGCGCGGGAGTACGGCTTCCACACCTCCATGATCGAGAGCAGCATGATGGTCAACGACAGGATGCCCGAGTACTGCGTGCAGCGGGCCATGCACATTTTAAACGGGTTCCAAAAGGCCATCAGCGCCGCCAAGGTATTGGTATTAGGCGTGGCCTACAAGCAGGATATCGACGACTTCCGGGAAAGCCCGGCCATCCGCGTGATCGACGAGCTGAAAAAGGTGGGGGCCGACGTATGCTATTACGACCCGTACATCCCGCAGTTTAAGGAAAACGGACAGGTAATGGAAGGCGAAAAGGCGCTGACGGCGGATCTGATCGAAAGCGCGGACCTGGTGATGGTGACCTGCGCGCATACGAACGTAGATTACGCGCTGGTACAGCAAAAGGCCAAGGTGATCTTCGATACCAAAAACGTGATGAAGGATATTGCCCCGCGGGACAACATCGTGTTGCTGTAA
- a CDS encoding GDSL-type esterase/lipase family protein, translating into MLGDSLTAGCAWQEYEPDKVVLNRGVGSDISEGVLNRLDSVTKHRPDEVMLMIGINDLVKGIAREEIVENVTQILTALKEKLPQADIFLQSVLPTNGENVAAEEIIALNNAYRYAASQTGAHYIDLYPLFATENDAMIPELTYDGVHLNGEGYVIWLQALEDSSGR; encoded by the coding sequence ATGCTGGGGGACAGCCTGACGGCTGGGTGCGCGTGGCAGGAGTATGAACCGGACAAAGTGGTGTTAAACCGAGGAGTTGGTTCGGATATATCCGAAGGCGTGCTGAACAGGTTGGATTCCGTTACCAAACACCGCCCAGACGAGGTGATGTTGATGATCGGCATAAACGACCTGGTCAAGGGCATTGCACGCGAAGAGATCGTGGAAAATGTGACCCAGATACTGACGGCGCTGAAGGAGAAATTGCCACAGGCCGATATCTTTTTGCAAAGCGTGCTGCCGACGAATGGAGAAAATGTAGCGGCGGAGGAGATTATAGCATTGAATAACGCTTACCGCTATGCGGCGAGCCAAACCGGCGCACACTATATTGATCTTTATCCGCTTTTTGCAACGGAGAATGATGCGATGATCCCTGAACTTACCTATGATGGCGTCCATCTAAATGGCGAAGGTTATGTTATATGGTTGCAGGCTTTAGAGGATAGTTCAGGTAGATAA
- a CDS encoding glycosyltransferase, which translates to MKILQTIPTLGVGGAELFVLRLSKQLMNQGHEVKVVSFYSKEHAMPVCRKAIEEYGIPVTYLNKHTGMDLSILRVLKEKLDLYKPDIVHTHTLTGLYLLVAKRLYGGEWKQFHTVHSLAQQELPCFHRAGMRYGYKKGHIVPIAISDAVKKSICQVYGLKERQVECIYNGVELDRFKPKAKQCCIDDRIKLIHVGSFTEVKNHALLIEAFARACGKVNKNLYLTLVGDGPLKIQIEQMVASRGLKEKVEFIGNTPDVARYLQAADIFIMPSRYEGLPLAMLEAMATGLPVIATAVGGITDIVKANGLLCHNGDADGLADAIVCLAQDNRLREQMGRLSVKESVKYDFVKTAQNYILRFNGALTC; encoded by the coding sequence TTGAAGATTTTGCAAACGATCCCAACTTTAGGAGTCGGCGGCGCGGAGCTGTTTGTGCTGCGTTTATCCAAACAATTGATGAACCAGGGCCATGAAGTAAAGGTGGTTTCCTTTTACTCGAAAGAGCATGCCATGCCGGTATGCCGAAAAGCTATTGAGGAATATGGGATACCTGTTACCTACTTAAATAAGCATACAGGTATGGATTTGTCAATTTTACGTGTGCTTAAAGAAAAATTGGATTTGTATAAGCCGGATATAGTGCATACGCATACGTTGACAGGGCTCTATCTGCTGGTAGCAAAGCGCCTTTATGGAGGAGAGTGGAAGCAATTCCATACTGTACATTCTCTGGCACAACAGGAATTACCATGCTTTCATCGAGCGGGTATGCGTTACGGTTATAAAAAAGGCCATATTGTCCCGATTGCCATTTCAGATGCGGTAAAAAAGAGCATTTGCCAAGTGTATGGGCTAAAAGAGCGGCAGGTAGAATGTATTTATAACGGCGTTGAGCTAGACCGTTTTAAGCCTAAAGCAAAGCAATGTTGTATAGATGATAGGATCAAGCTGATACACGTGGGTAGCTTCACCGAGGTTAAAAACCATGCGCTACTAATTGAAGCATTTGCGCGTGCCTGTGGCAAAGTGAATAAAAATTTATATCTGACGTTGGTGGGAGATGGTCCGCTAAAAATACAGATTGAGCAAATGGTCGCCTCGCGCGGGCTGAAAGAAAAGGTGGAGTTTATTGGGAATACACCTGATGTAGCGCGCTATTTACAGGCAGCGGACATATTTATAATGCCATCGCGCTATGAGGGTTTGCCCCTGGCGATGCTGGAAGCGATGGCGACGGGTTTACCGGTAATTGCTACAGCGGTTGGAGGCATAACTGATATTGTCAAAGCGAATGGTCTTCTTTGTCATAATGGAGACGCTGATGGGTTGGCCGATGCGATCGTGTGCTTAGCGCAGGATAACAGACTAAGAGAGCAGATGGGCCGGCTCTCTGTAAAGGAGAGCGTAAAGTACGATTTTGTCAAAACGGCTCAAAATTATATTTTACGGTTTAATGGAGCGCTGACTTGTTAA